ATCAAATGCGCGACGATGCCCTCCTCCTTGGCGCGGGCGACGTAGCTTGCCACCGCCTTGGGATCGAGGGTCGACGGGTCGATATTGAAGCCCTTGCCGGGTTGCAGCACCTCGCCGACCAGGAGCCCGATCGCCAGCGCCAGCGTCGACACTGCCTCGAAGTAGAACAGCGTTTTGATGCCGATACGGCCGACCTTCTTGAGGTCGCTCATCGAGCCGATGCCGTGCACCACGGTGCAGAAGATCACCGGCGCGATCATCATCTTGATCAGCGCGATGAAGCCATCGCCGAGCGGCTTCATCGCCACGCCGGTCTTCGGAAAGTAATGACCGATCGCGATGCCGATGGCGATCGCGATCAGAACCTGGATGTAGAGAACCTTGTACCAAGGACGGGAGCTGGTCACGGAGGATGCCTTCGTTTTCGACGAAGCCACCCCACCACAATCGCGAAGCTATTTCGACAGGAAAAACTCCCGCAATGCACGATAGGTCTCTTCGGGAGCCTCCTCCGCCAAGTAGTGGCCGCAAGGCAAGGCCGCGGTGCCACGGATGTCCGTGGCGTAATCCTTCCAGACCTCGGCCGGCTTGTGATTGCGGCCGACGGCGCCGGTCGCCCCCCAGAGGATCAACGCGGGGCAGGTCATCTTGCGGCCCGCCGCGAAGTCGATCTTGTCCATCTCGAAATCCACGCCGTACGTCGCGCGGTAGTCCTCGCACATCGCGTGCACGGTCGCGGGATTGCGGAAGCAGCGCTTGTACTCTTCCAGCGCCTCTTTGCCGAAGAAGCTCAGGCCGGCCTTGCTCTTGGAGAGCTTGGTGGTGATGAAGAAATCCGGATCGGCACTCATCAACCGTTCGGGCAACGGCTCCGGCTGGATCATGAACAGCCAGTGATAGGACGCCTTGGCCCATTCCCGGGTCATGTGCGTGTAGAGATTGTGCTGCGGGATGATGTCGAGGATCGCGGCGCGCTGGACCTTGTCCGGGTGATCGAGCGCCATGCGGTGCAGCACGCGGGCGCCGCGGTCATGACCGGCGGCCATGAACTTGTTGAAGCCCAGCGAGGCCATCACCTCGACCTGGTCCTGTGCCATGGTGCGGAACGAATAGCCGGAGTGATCCTCGCCGCCCGGCGGCTTCTCGCTGTCGCCATAGCCGCGCAGATCGGTCGCGACCACGGTAAATTTCTCGGCGAGCCGCGGCGCGATCTTGTGCCAGGACAGATGCGTAAAAGGATTGCCGTGCATCAACAGCAGCGGCGGGCCCTTGCCGCCATGCACCGTGACGATTTTCGCGCCACTGGTCTTGATCTCGGTGCGGGTGAAGCCTTCCATCATTTTTGCGATCTCCCTAGCAGTCGCAGGGAGTGTCGGACATCACCGCGGCAGGCTCAAGCTGGGGATCGCCTCAAGGCCGCAGATAGACGTAACCCTGCGATTGCAGTTCCGCTATGCGCACCACGCCACCGGCCTCCGCGACCACAAAGCCCGGAATCAAATCCTTCAGCGT
The Rhodoplanes sp. Z2-YC6860 genome window above contains:
- a CDS encoding alpha/beta fold hydrolase — translated: MMEGFTRTEIKTSGAKIVTVHGGKGPPLLLMHGNPFTHLSWHKIAPRLAEKFTVVATDLRGYGDSEKPPGGEDHSGYSFRTMAQDQVEVMASLGFNKFMAAGHDRGARVLHRMALDHPDKVQRAAILDIIPQHNLYTHMTREWAKASYHWLFMIQPEPLPERLMSADPDFFITTKLSKSKAGLSFFGKEALEEYKRCFRNPATVHAMCEDYRATYGVDFEMDKIDFAAGRKMTCPALILWGATGAVGRNHKPAEVWKDYATDIRGTAALPCGHYLAEEAPEETYRALREFFLSK